Within the Borreliella valaisiana VS116 genome, the region TATTTGAATGTTTAATTTTTTTTTAAATGTCCATGCTCCACAATATCTGATAAGCGAAATAGTAAACATACGAATACAAATAAACAAATTGGTATTAGTAATCATAATTCCCCATTTCATTTCATTAATATTTTAAAAAACAAATTCTTCAAATATAATAAGACTTGTGATAGAAAGGAAACATCAAAGATATTATTTTTATTCATTAAAAAATGATAACATTATTAAAATTTAAAGTTTAATAATGTTATCATTAACTTTTAGAGTTATTTATTTTAAATAACTCTATTCAATTTTTTTATCAACCTTTTTATTTATACTGACAAGCAATTTTTATTGATAAAAATATATCTATTTGTTTATTTAAAAAATTAAAATTTTTTCATATTTATTGTCAAAATAAAACATAATATCAATAATAACCCATACCCGATGTAACTGAATTATTAATAAAGAAAGAAGGGCTTAATAGTTTTTATTTACTAATATTCTGTTTGCCTTTGGTTAATAAACTTTATATTGAAAATTCTATTCCACTTATAAATATTGGATATCTTAATGATTTTTCAGTTATTGGTCCATTTTATATTCCAAATATCTCATCTTGCTACTACTGTACTGAAATAGGAGTTATAAAAAAGTCATCATCTTCTAAATTAGAAAGTAAAATAATACATCATCTGATAACAGCCGCTAGCAATGATTGGTTTAATTTTTGAGTTAATAAAAATATTCTTACTGCTCATAACTTCAACCCCTATATATTATTATTAGCAGTAGTCTTTATCGTAATCGAACATAAGCTCTTATTATAGACGAAATATAATCTTCTCCTTTTTTTGTTTTTTTAATGCTTCAAAATTACCAAGCAAAATGCTAAAATCTTCTTTGGTTAATGAGTAAATACTAGCTACAATAAAATTACTTTCATTTTCTTTTTCTTTAAAAAATTCATCTTTTACATTTAGATTTAATATTTTATTAATTTTTTCTTTATTAAAATATCAAAATCAAAATATTCCAAGTAAAGTAAATATTTAAAGTTCTCAGGGTCATTTTTAGCTATCAATAAAAGGGATAAGAACTATATTCATACCTGAATTTAAAGACTTTTTAATAGCATTTTTAATATTAGAAAAACTTTTTGTAATTGCTTCCATATCATAAGAATCTGTCATCATAATACCAGTAATATTTAAATTTTCCCTTATAATATTTACAATACTTTTGGACATACTAGTTATATCTTTAGAAATTTTAGGAACATTTACATGGCCAATCATGATAAATTTAGCAGCCCTACCAAAAACAAACGGTATGAAATTATTTAGCATTAAAAAGCTTTTACTATAAGGCAAAACCGCCAAATATTTATGTGTATCTATGGTTGTTCCCCCTAATCCAGGAAAATGTTTAATTGCCGAAAATACTCCATGATTCTGCATACCGTCAATAAAAGCTTCTACCATAAGTCCAATATCATAGGCAGAATATCCTCCAAATGTTCTATTTAGTAAAGGGGTATGTGGCACAAATTTTATGTCAGCAACTGGGGCCATATTTAAATTAATACCCAACCTGCGCAATTGTTTAGCAAGAACTTCACCAATTTTATAAATAAGATGCAAATCTTTAACACTCCCCACATACTCCATAGCTGGAAAATTATAAACTCCCATTTTTTTATTTTCACCAGCTCTACTAACTATCCCCCCCTCTTCATCAATAGCAATAAAAATATCATGTCCAATATGACTTTTTATTGCATTAATCAATCCTTTTGTCTGCTCAGCATCTTTTAAATTTTCTCTAAATAAAATTACACCAACGGGATTAATCTTTTTTATTCTATCAATATCATCAATGTCAAGCCCTTGAACATTCTTTAAATTTGTTAAATTTCTAATCCCAATAAGTAAGTTTCTATCTTTTAAAATAGTTTGAAAATCAAATTCACCTAAAAATTTCATCAAATCTACAAGATCTGATTTATCCTTATTAAAATATTCATAATCTATTTCTGGTAAAGATTCTATCGCAAATAAATTTAAACAAACAAAGATAAAAGGTAAAGCTTTCAAAAAGTCCATCTATAACACCCACGCAACAAACCATAATCTTTTAATAACAAAGCAGAAAGAGAACAATCCAAATCTTTAGTAGCATAATAATTATCAACTCTCTTTTCACAATAATATTCATACCCATCTTCAAGATAGTTGCTATTAAGCAACATATCGATAAATAACTTTGCGGGAAGAAATCTTTTGCTTCTATCAACCGTTAAAATTAATGGGTTTTTCATTAATTTTAAAACTTCCCAAGTTATTTGCTCAACCGAAATATATTTGCCAACTTCCTTATCTTGCTCTATAATTCTAATGGGCATTTTTTCTATTATTTCATCAATATTTTTTATCAAATATTCTAAATTAAAAAGCCCAGTAGCACAATTAAATAGTAGCTTATTACCCTTGTTCTCAAATTCTTGTATAATCTCTAAAGAAATTCCCCCACCAATATCAACACAAGTTAAACGATTTTCACTATTTACTGCCAACACCCCTCCCTTAAAATCTGTATTACTTTTAAAACTAAATTCAAATCCAGAAGAACAATCGGTCAAAGCCATTACAGCAAGTGCTTTAAAATTGATTGTAAAGCCCATATTATCAACATTACCAATATATATGAATCTTTTTCCAGATTCATAAAGCTGTAAATAAATATCTTTTAAAATTTTAAAATTTTGACCATGACCGGCAGGCAAAGCTAAAATCGAATTATCATTTTTATTATTCTTGATAGTAAAATATTGATAATTAGAACTATTTAGTTTTTCATAACAATAAACCAAAGGTTGAACAGCTGTAAAAATATCTTCTTTTTTAAAATTGCAAAAATTTACACTTTTAATCAAATCATCTACAAATAAATCATCCAAAAATTTTGAAATAAATTCATCCGTTTTGCAACTAGTCATTTGAAATATTGAAGGCTTAACCCTTTTACCATAAAAAGATTCATATCTTTTGGCAACCATCAAAAGATGTCTGATTTTCAAAGCTAAAAAGGAAAATCCAAAACTACCGTCTTTATTGATATAAGCTGGAGTTATACCCTTTGGAAATTCTCCAAATTTTTCTTTAAATTCAAGTATTTTAGATTCATACCGTATATATAAATCTTCATTTACTCCCTTATTTTTAGCTAAATCAAAATAACTTGTTGCAGAGCCTCCATTTAAAATTCCAAAAGAAAGATACGGAAAAAGAATTAGTCCCAAATTTTCAAGATCATAAGAAGAAAAAATATAACAATCGCCTTCTTCTGAATGCAAAAACTTAGAAAAATCATAAAAATATTTCTTTAAATTATTTTCAACCAAACCTTTCTTAAGTTTAAACCTCAAAATTTTGTCCGAAATATTAAAAATATTTTCATGATTATCATAAGGAAAATATTTAATGGATTCAAAATTATTAATTCCTATCTCACCAGAATTAAGTTTTTCAAGTATCATTTCAGAAAAAATTTTATCAATTTTAATATTCATCAGTAAGAACTAAACCCCTTAAGATAAAGCTTTTAATATAAGCAAAAAAACAAATTTTCAAGTATAATAATATAAATAGCTATATTATTGATTAATTATAGCAACAATATGGCTGGAATATCAATGAGAAGAAATTTACATGCTTAAACAATATTCACTTAACATAAAAAATTTAAAAAAAGCTTTTGACGAGATGATATTTTCTCCTTCAGGATTTAGAAAAATCTTTGCAAAATCAAAAAACAAAGATTCAACAGAAAATGAAATAGGTAATGAAGATAAAGTACTAATAGCACTAATAATCTTTACAATATCAAATTATTTTAAAAATGAGTCCAATCCCTATATTGGATTAGGATTGGATTCAAGACCCACTGGCAATATTATTGCAGAAATAACAATCAAAATATTAATAGCAAATAAAGAAAAGATTAAATTTTTTGGTATACTTCCAATAACTGAAATTTTAGCTTGTACAAAAAACAGCAAAGATTTAAAAGGTTTCATTTATATCTCTGCAAGTCATAATCCAATAGGGTACAACGGAATAAAAATGGGATTAAACGATGGCGGTGTACTAAATTCTGCTAAAACTCATGAAATAATAAAACAAATTAAAAATAATAGTCAAAATGAAAAGTTAATAAACCATTTAATTAACATTCTAAATAAATTCAATGAAGACAAATCTCATTTAGAGTGTTATAACAAAACAATAATATTAGAAAGAAAAAATAAAAACCAATCTTACGAGGCATATAAATCCTTAATACATAAAATAGCACATGAAAACGATATTAACAACAAAAATATCGAAATTTTAAAAAAAAGAATATTAAAAAATCCAATTGGAATAATAGCAGAAATGAATGGAAGTTCTAGAATTAATTCAATAGATAAAGAATTAATAGAATCTTTGGGATTGAAAATAGAATTATATAATGACAAAATAGGTATTTTTAAGCATAATATTATCCCAGAAGGAAAATCTTTAAATGAATGTAAAAAGCTTCTACAAAAAAGATATATACAAGACAATTCTTTTGAACTAGGATATGTACCAGATTGTGATGGAGATAGGGGCAACCTAGTATTTATAGACAAAGCCACAAAAACTGCAACCATCATAGAAGCACAAAAAATATTTGCACTTGTAGTAATTTCAGAGCTCAGCTATCTTTATTATACAGGAATAAAAAATAACATAGCAATAGTAACCAATGATGCAACATCTCTAAATATTGAAAAAATTGCAGATTTTTTTAACGCCAAAGTTTATAGAGTAGAAGTTGGAGAAGCCAATCTAACAGAAATGGCAGATGATTTAAGAAGCCAAGGATTGATTGTAAAAATTTCAGGAGAGGGATCAAACGGAGGTTGCATAATATATCCTTCAAGGGTAAGAGACCCAATTACTACCTTACTTAGTATCGTAAAATTATTAAAAATGAAAGAACTTTACCAAATATGGTGTAAATTATCTAAAAACTACTATAAAGAAAACTATAATTTAAAAGATATTTTAAATACAATAAATTTTTATAGCAATGTAATGGTATCATCTAATAAAGCCAATTTAACAAATCTTAAAATAGAAAATCAAGAAATTTTAAAAAGCAATTATGAAAATCTATTGATTAAAGAGATAAAAAGCAATAAATTATTTCAAGAATTATCAATAGTTGATTATGAAATCATTAACTATGAAGGCAAAAGACAATCTAAGATTAGAACAGGAGATGCCTCTGGAGGATTAAAAGTACTATTAAAAACCAATAAAGAAATTGTTGCAACCTTATGGATGAGAATCTCAAAAACAGAACCAGTAACAAGGGTGCTCAGCGAAGTTATTTATAAAAAAAGAAGCATTTTGTTCAAACTACTAGAATTTAATAAAAACTTAATCAAAAAGGCAAATCTACCATAATAATTATTAATATTGTTTGATTTAAATAATAAGTTTATCACCACTATAAGTTTAACATAAAATCAATAATTTTCATTCTTCATTTTTTGTTTTTTTAGCACTATATTTTATTCCATTCCAAGTTTTTGAAAGGCCTATTAAATCTTTAACATCTTTTATTACTTTATTTGCAATAAACCTTGCCTTGCTGGTACCATCAAAAATAATTTCATCAACGTAATCTTTTTTTTTTGCTTCATAAAAACTCCTTTTATCCCTAATTGGCTTTAAAAAGTTATTCAAAGCTAAAAACAATTTCTTCTTAACCTCAACATCACCCACCTTGCCCTTCTTATACCTACTTTTAAGATCTTCAACTTCTTCATGATTACTATTAAAAATACTGTGATAAATAAAAACAGGATTATTTTCAACATTGCCGGGAATATCTGCCCTTATTCTATTTGGATCTGTATACATAGACATAATTTTTTTTTCTAACAAATTTTCAGAATCGTTTAAAAAAATTGCATTATTAAGACTCTTACTCATTTTATTTTTACCGTAAATACCCACCAAAGGACGAGAATCTGTGAAAACAGATTCGGGTATTGGGAAAAAATTATCTTTGTACAAATGATTAAACCTTCTTGCAAGTTCTCTTGTAAATTCAATATGAGATTCATTATCACGTCCAACGGGAACTAAATTTGCCTTTGCCATTAAAATATCTGCACTCATAAGAACGGGATATCCTAAAAGACCATAAGGAATCTCTTTAAGTCCAGCCGCAATACTCATATCCTTTATGCTTGGAATCCTTTGTAAACGCGCAACAGTAACAATCATTGAAAATATTAAATAAAGCTCAAAGAGTTCGGGTATGGCTGATTGCAAATATATACTAACCTTATTAGGATTAATCCCACAAGCAAGATAATCTAAAACCATTTCCCTAACATTATAAGGTATTGTATTGATGCTTTTCAAATCGGGTTTTGTAGTTAAAGTGTGCAAATCAGCTATAATAAAATATGTTTCATAATCTTCTTGAAATTTTAACCGATTTACTACAGATCCTACATAGTGCCCTAAATGAAGAGCGCCAGTAGGTCTATCTCCCGTAAGCATAACCTTTCTTTTCAAAATCAAATCTCCTTATCTTTGCTTGCAATATGACTAATATTGCTTAAAATCTCAGAACCACCTAAAAATACAGAAAAAGACTTTAACCAACTGATATTATCAACTATTACCTTTACAATCACAGTAAAAGGATAAGCTATTAAAAGGCCCACAATACCCCAAAGCCATCCCCAAAAAAACAAAAAACATAATAGCAAAAA harbors:
- a CDS encoding phosphoglucomutase; protein product: MLKQYSLNIKNLKKAFDEMIFSPSGFRKIFAKSKNKDSTENEIGNEDKVLIALIIFTISNYFKNESNPYIGLGLDSRPTGNIIAEITIKILIANKEKIKFFGILPITEILACTKNSKDLKGFIYISASHNPIGYNGIKMGLNDGGVLNSAKTHEIIKQIKNNSQNEKLINHLINILNKFNEDKSHLECYNKTIILERKNKNQSYEAYKSLIHKIAHENDINNKNIEILKKRILKNPIGIIAEMNGSSRINSIDKELIESLGLKIELYNDKIGIFKHNIIPEGKSLNECKKLLQKRYIQDNSFELGYVPDCDGDRGNLVFIDKATKTATIIEAQKIFALVVISELSYLYYTGIKNNIAIVTNDATSLNIEKIADFFNAKVYRVEVGEANLTEMADDLRSQGLIVKISGEGSNGGCIIYPSRVRDPITTLLSIVKLLKMKELYQIWCKLSKNYYKENYNLKDILNTINFYSNVMVSSNKANLTNLKIENQEILKSNYENLLIKEIKSNKLFQELSIVDYEIINYEGKRQSKIRTGDASGGLKVLLKTNKEIVATLWMRISKTEPVTRVLSEVIYKKRSILFKLLEFNKNLIKKANLP
- the trpS gene encoding tryptophan--tRNA ligase, with amino-acid sequence MKRKVMLTGDRPTGALHLGHYVGSVVNRLKFQEDYETYFIIADLHTLTTKPDLKSINTIPYNVREMVLDYLACGINPNKVSIYLQSAIPELFELYLIFSMIVTVARLQRIPSIKDMSIAAGLKEIPYGLLGYPVLMSADILMAKANLVPVGRDNESHIEFTRELARRFNHLYKDNFFPIPESVFTDSRPLVGIYGKNKMSKSLNNAIFLNDSENLLEKKIMSMYTDPNRIRADIPGNVENNPVFIYHSIFNSNHEEVEDLKSRYKKGKVGDVEVKKKLFLALNNFLKPIRDKRSFYEAKKKDYVDEIIFDGTSKARFIANKVIKDVKDLIGLSKTWNGIKYSAKKTKNEE
- a CDS encoding glycoside hydrolase family 3 N-terminal domain-containing protein, with the protein product MDFLKALPFIFVCLNLFAIESLPEIDYEYFNKDKSDLVDLMKFLGEFDFQTILKDRNLLIGIRNLTNLKNVQGLDIDDIDRIKKINPVGVILFRENLKDAEQTKGLINAIKSHIGHDIFIAIDEEGGIVSRAGENKKMGVYNFPAMEYVGSVKDLHLIYKIGEVLAKQLRRLGINLNMAPVADIKFVPHTPLLNRTFGGYSAYDIGLMVEAFIDGMQNHGVFSAIKHFPGLGGTTIDTHKYLAVLPYSKSFLMLNNFIPFVFGRAAKFIMIGHVNVPKISKDITSMSKSIVNIIRENLNITGIMMTDSYDMEAITKSFSNIKNAIKKSLNSGMNIVLIPFIDS
- a CDS encoding UTP--glucose-1-phosphate uridylyltransferase encodes the protein MNIKIDKIFSEMILEKLNSGEIGINNFESIKYFPYDNHENIFNISDKILRFKLKKGLVENNLKKYFYDFSKFLHSEEGDCYIFSSYDLENLGLILFPYLSFGILNGGSATSYFDLAKNKGVNEDLYIRYESKILEFKEKFGEFPKGITPAYINKDGSFGFSFLALKIRHLLMVAKRYESFYGKRVKPSIFQMTSCKTDEFISKFLDDLFVDDLIKSVNFCNFKKEDIFTAVQPLVYCYEKLNSSNYQYFTIKNNKNDNSILALPAGHGQNFKILKDIYLQLYESGKRFIYIGNVDNMGFTINFKALAVMALTDCSSGFEFSFKSNTDFKGGVLAVNSENRLTCVDIGGGISLEIIQEFENKGNKLLFNCATGLFNLEYLIKNIDEIIEKMPIRIIEQDKEVGKYISVEQITWEVLKLMKNPLILTVDRSKRFLPAKLFIDMLLNSNYLEDGYEYYCEKRVDNYYATKDLDCSLSALLLKDYGLLRGCYRWTF